A window of the Amblyraja radiata isolate CabotCenter1 chromosome 5, sAmbRad1.1.pri, whole genome shotgun sequence genome harbors these coding sequences:
- the LOC116973171 gene encoding uncharacterized protein LOC116973171 has translation MDRAWFFPVPLLILLSARGHSKENTLPVPRNLHFSSLNLQNVLHWELPTRRTAGKQQFSVQYKVYGEKDWKIKAECQNITKTYCDLSNETDYYKEHYYARVRSVSEAGFSNWIKSGRFNPEMETIFTSPKVKLEAGVCSITIILTPPKKWQYNLHQSTPLTKMFHELKFEILVIDRKINKSRTYLENGDFKKVDTLEHDTTYCVTVWSVEHSSLRRSDPSEIQCTTTPKDPAKQMVKIILFGCVVPVLLFMFIFALACCFMYKYVNARDQKQPINLLQKDCQSNKTFLICSPELLTINVMILEKGDKEASSYGCKDADDCKVPLTSQVCNISATEWKAIPLTTENGRNVYKSQIVENPATENRVYSERSVPVADQSKQNGPSTVNEGIQHGDVATENISLPQQLQSIQLPNGNYRKPLQLGYRSQLPSGPVNVEGAQYRPDYGLLAVETRLNPQNERPRLSPDRKTDDPLQASYLSQSVTNDSNTRATGSNDGQRERAYLPKMPQQQEQSNYTSQFQLAEKPPMDGVDCCPLVLDSKMLNEKLYEKMEEADLDWDLSNGRLSLSALCIRRDSEDRDSLTQTIEPQQDLLSSVCTKAFPDESLKTEEEAYLSNFQEHWGLRLQI, from the exons ATGGACCGAGCCTGGTTTTTCCCCGTTCCCCTGCTCATTCTCCTGTCTGCAAGAG gacATTCCAAGGAAAACACGTTACCTGTACCGAGAAACTTGCATTTCTCGTCACTAAACTTGCAGAATGTTCTCCACTGGGAACTGCCTACACggagaacagctgggaagcaacAGTTCAGCGTGCAATATAAAGT GTATGGAGAAAAAGATTGGAAGATCAAAGCTGAGTGCCAGAATATCACAAAAACATATTGTGACCTTTCAAATGAAACGGATTATTACAAAGAACATTACTATGCCAGGGTAAGGTCTGTTTCGGAAGCAGGCTTTTCAAATTGGATTAAAAGTGGAAGATTCAATCCAGAAATGGAAA CGATCTTCACTTCCCCAAAAGTAAAACTGGAAGCTGGGGTCTGTTCCATCACAATCATTTTGACACCTCCCAAAAAATGGCAGTACAATCTACATCAATCTACTCCACTGACTAAAATGTTTCATGAATTAAAATTTGAAATCCTTGTCATCGACAGAAAGATAAATAAATCG CGCACTTACCTGGAAAATGGTGATTTTAAAAAGGTGGACACATTGGAACATGACACCACTTACTGTGTGACTGTTTGGTCAGTGGAACATTCCTCTTTGAGAAGAAGTGACCCTTCTGAAATTCAATGCACAACAACACCAAAAG ATCCAGCAAAACAAATGGTTAAAATTATTCTATTTGGATGTGTCGTGCCAGTCCTcctttttatgtttatctttgcTTTGGCTTGCTGTTTTATGTACAAATACGTGAATGCCAGAGATCAGAAGCAACCTATAAATCTG CTGCAAAAGGATTGCCAATCAAATAAGACATTCTTGATTTGTTCACCTGAATTACTGACCATTAATGTTATGATTCTGGAGAAGGGGGACAAGGAAGCATCATCATATGGTTGTAAAGATGCTGATGATTGCAAAGTCCCTTTAACATCCCAGGTTTGCAACATTTCTGCTACTGAATGGAAAGCCATTCCCCTGACAACAGAAAATGGAAGAAATgtgtacaaatctcaaattgtagaaaaTCCAGCAACAGAAAACCGTGTGTATAGCGAGCGCAGTGTTCCAGTGGCTGATCAGTCCAAACAAAATGGTCCCTCAACTGTAAATGAAGGAATTCAACATGGCGACGTTGCAACAGAGAACATCAGCCTCCCTCAGCAGTTGCAAAGCATCCAGCTGCCAAATGGGAATTACAGAAAACCACTGCAATTGGGATACAGATCGCAACTGCCGTCAGGGCCTGTGAACGTTGAAGGAGCACAGTATCGTCCAGACTATGGCCTTCTCGCAGTAGAGACACGTCTAAACCCACAAAATGAACGACCACGCCTCTCACCAGACAGAAAGACAGATGATCCGCTGCAGGCAAGTTACTTGTCGCAATCTGTTACGAATGATTCAAACACGAGGGCGACAGGGAGCAATGATGGTCAGCGTGAGAGAGCGTATCTGCCAAAAATGCCACAGCAACAAGAACAAAGTAACTATACGTCGCAGTTTCAACTCGCCGAAAAGCCTCCAATGGATGGTGTTGATTGTTGTCCTCTTGTATTAGATAGCAAGATGCTgaatgaaaaactatatgaaaagaTGGAGGAGGCAGATTTAGACTGGGACCTCAGTAATGGTAGACTGAGCTTATCTGCATTGTGCATTAGGAGAGATTCAGAGGATCGTGACTCCTTGACACAGACTATAGAACCGCAGCAAGATCTTCTATCCTCTGTATGTACAAAGGCGTTTCCAGATGAATCTTTAAAAACTGAGGAAGAAGCCTATTTATCGAACTTCCAAGAACATTGGGGGCTGCGTTTACAAATATAG